One part of the Xiphophorus maculatus strain JP 163 A chromosome 1, X_maculatus-5.0-male, whole genome shotgun sequence genome encodes these proteins:
- the LOC102233239 gene encoding IQ motif and SEC7 domain-containing protein 2-like isoform X2: protein MWCINCASDKTPAILNNKLLYCVEGDPQCPEVLTFSDSSFGHPPPFHRYSNSPLSSPCDPYGPASGTGPLGASHSQTQGSSPISPPSPASLAWAQRSRHQPASLALRKQEEEESKRCKALSDSYELSTDLQDKKVEMLERKYGGQFVSRRAARTIQAAFRRYRMNKKFERLRSSASESRMTRRIILSNMRLQYSFDERQPQGQGSPGQQGSEDAGDVDDSFSKQVKSLADSMDDSLTCQSGREDSQDVGGEGEEEEDEEEGDEDEEEEEEEDEEEEEEVEYRQCGWRNTNTASRRAPGRPEGGRGGVAMHEDSTATSFSDVTLYMDEGCLPSSPLSRPASSSDTDYWVGGAGGREDSRETEGGSSTSRRSSTPCTECRGEYRGRGAGGGGGGGGGGGGGHLPVLTIEPPSDSSVDMSDRSERGSIGRLVYEQESSGGERGGERGGEGESGEDELGAGSSEAESPQGTIKHKPNGRSVAMAQGQTRSPANVPLPMPSARTLPPHPLQHPHPPHPSAIPHLPTILHHHPQYSQHIMHMHHAHAGGPYMQHPHHFAQHHYHHLHHQHHHLPHSYPEPPASPLPSPVPPLTPLSPLPPPLTPSPMSSSSVLQTLEGQQHLAHHPLLHHHHHHLLCSDGDNESVNSTTTNSNDDTTVNNCSSGSSSRDSLREPIGGASLGKQTYQRESRHSWDSPAFNNDVVQRRQYRIGLNLFNKKPEKGIQYLIEKGFVSDTPVGIARFILERKGLSRQMIGEFLGSRQQFNKDVLDCVLDEMDFSGMDLDEALRKFQAQIKVQGEAQRVERLVEAFSQRYCVCNPVLIRQFQNPDTIFILAFAIILLNTDMYSPNVKPERKMKLEDFIKNLRGVDNGQDIPRDLLVAIYGRIQKWELRTNDDHVSQVQAVERMVIGKKPVLSLPHRRLVCCCQLFEVPDPNRAQRSGVHQREVFLFNDLLMVTKIYQKKKTSVMYSFRQSFPLLDMQVHTFQNTYYPHGIRLTSANPGGERKVLIIFTAPSQQDRARFTSDLRESIAEVQEMEKYRVESELEKQKGMMRPGMLAGSGGMGTSGSGTSSTGGPTKGEVVNGTLGRPSLDDTYASVDGLKRTALSSSLRDLSETGKRGRRNSVGSLDSTIEGSIISSPRPHQQRPLQGASLSYSPMMVPSSPAAYRPHRPTQSPGTGVGGGPGLCHNRGGVTTSPLASGGGAGPGGAMAAGGGQIPGGRMGNFFGSRRGKVPGPLTMMSPPPQGPPSPLMISSPPHYPAPAPPIALPSSPSPCPSPSPNLGQSDSAGAGGAGGPGGGPSKLQALHAQYCHGNSGGGGVSGHPPQQTPPPPYHHHHRYHMQSLPQHHALTHRFSAPLRHSCAPPHSQPHQRLQQGSAHPRYNMVSGFTTPPPLSPHSPVTPTTPHGHYHRPGGGAKLPLTISHSQPHPHAHTHTHNHTVHTHSPLSPSPSATGSTHFIFSTPPPQTPSARLVTQTPPQPYAPQYPPLSSIPPPPPHSPLPPPSGAPLSPLPPGVGQGGGPKAKPVSRISTVV from the exons CGTGGAGGGCGACCCTCAGTGTCCGGAGGTCCTCACCTTCTCAGACTCGTCGTTTGGGCATCCTCCTCCCTTCCATCGCTATAGCAACAGCCCCCTCTCCAGCCCCTGCGACCCTTACGGCCCCGCCTCCGGCACCGGCCCCCTGGGAGCCTCTCACTCGCAGACACAG GGCAGCTCCCCCATTTCTCCCCCCAGCCCTGCAAGCCTCGCCTGGGCTCAGCGCAGCAGACATCAGCCGGCCAGCCTGGCGCTCCGCaagcaagaggaggaggagagcaaaCGCTGCAAGGCGCTATCTGACAGCTATGAGCTCTCTACAGACCTCCAGGACAAGAAG GTGGAGATGTTGGAGAGGAAGTACGGGGGCCAGTTTGTGTCCCGGCGGGCGGCGAGGACGATCCAGGCGGCGTTCAGGCGGTACCGCATGAACAAGAAGTTTGAGAGGCTCCGCAGCTCAGCGTCAGAGAGCAGGATGACCCGCCGCATCATCCTGTCCAACATGAGGCTGCAG TATTCGTTTGATGAGCGGCAACCACAGGGTCAGGGGTCGCCGGGCCAGCAGGGTTCAGAGGACGCTGGAGACGTAGACGACTCTTTCTCCAAACAG GTGAAGTCTCTGGCTGACTCCATGGACGACTCGCTCACCTGCCAGTCCGGCCGCGAAGACTCCCAAGATGTCGGcggagaaggagaggaggaggaggacgaggaggagggagacgaggacgaggaagaggaggaggaggaagacgaggaagaggaggaggaggtagaGTACAGGCAGTGCGGATGGCGCAACACGAACACGGCGTCGCGGCGCGCGCCCGGCCGGCCGGAGGGAGGCCGGGGGGGCGTGGCCATGCACGAGGACAGCACCGCCACCTCCTTCAGTGACGTCACGCTCTACATGGACGAAGGCTGCCTCCCGTCCTCGCCGCTGTCCCGTCCCGCCTCCAGCTCCGACACGGACTACTGGGTCGGGGGCGCAGGAGGGCGGGAAGACAGCAGGGAGACGGAGGGAGGCAGCAGCACCAGCCGGAGGAGCAGCACCCCCTGCACTGAGTGCCGAGGAGAGTaccgaggaagaggagcaggaggaggaggaggaggaggaggaggaggaggaggaggacaccTTCCTGTCCTCACCATCGAACCGCCCAGCGACAGTTCAGTGGACATGAGCGACAG GTCGGAGCGTGGGTCTATCGGACGTTTGGTGTACGAGCAGGAGTCCTCCGGAGGGGAgcgaggaggagagagaggaggagaaggtgaaAGTGGAGAGGACGAGCTCGGGGCAGGAAGCAGCGAAGCCGAATCTCCACAAGGAACCATCAAACACAAGCCAAACGGCCGCTCGGTCGCCATGGCGCAAGGACAGACGCGCAGCCCCGCTAACGTCCCCCTGCCGATGCCGTCAGCCCGGACGCTGCCACCCCACCCGCTCCAACACCCCCACCCTCCCCACCCCTCTGCCATCCCCCATCTTCCCACCATCCTCCACCACCACCCGCAGTACAGCCAGCACATCATGCACATGCACCACGCCCACGCCGGCGGCCCCTACATGCAGCATCCGCACCACTTCGCCCAGCACCACTACCACCATCTGCACCACCAGCACCACCACCTCCCACACTCGTACCCAGAACCCCCTGCGTCTCCGTTGCCCTCTCCGGTTCCACCTCTCACACCTTTGTCCCCGCTGCCACCGCCTCTCACGCCCTCGCCGATGTCGTCTTCCTCAGTGCTGCAGACCCTGGAGGGGCAGCAGCACCTCGCCCACCACCcactcctccaccaccaccaccaccacctcctctgCTCAGACGGAGACAACGAGAGCGTCAACTCCACCACCACCAACTCCAACGACGACACCACCGTCAACAACTGCAGCTCCGGCTCGTCGTCCAGGGACAGCCTGCGGGAGCCGATCGGCGGAGCCTCGCTGGGGAAGCAGACCTACCAGAGGGAGAGCCGCCACAGCTGGGACTCCCCCGCCTTCAACAACGACGTGGTGCAGCGGCGGCAGTACCGCATCGGCCTCAACCTCTTCAACAA GAAGCCGGAGAAGGGGATCCAGTACCTGATCGAGAAGGGCTTCGTGTCGGACACTCCGGTGGGCATCGCCAGGTTCATCCTGGAGCGGAAAGGACTGAGCAGGCAGATGATCGGAGAGTTCCTGGGCAGCCGGCAGCAGTTCAACAAAGACGTCCTGGA CTGCGTCCTGGATGAGATGGACTTCTCTGGGATGGATCTGGACGAAGCGCTGAGGAAGTTCCAGGCGCAGATCAAGGTTCAGGGCGAAGCTCAGCGGGTGGAGCGGCTGGTGGAGGCCTTCAG TCAGAGATACTGCGTCTGCAACCCGGTGCTGATCCGGCAGTTCCAGAACCCAGACACCATCTTCATCCTGGCCTTTGCCATCATCCTCCTCAACACGGACATGTACAGCCCCAACGTGAAGCCAGAGAGGAAGATGAAGCTGGAGGACTTCATCAAGAACCTGAGGG GCGTGGATAACGGGCAGGACATCCCCAGAGACCTGCTGGTGGCCATCTATGGCCGCATCCAGAAGTGGGAGCTGAGGACCAACGACGACCACGTGTCGCAGGTCCAGGCGGTGGAGCGCATGGTGATCGGCAAGAAACCG GTTCTGTCGCTGCCGCACCGCAGGTTGGTGTGCTGCTGCCAGCTGTTCGAGGTTCCCGATCCAAACCGGGCCCAGAGGAGTGGCGTCCATCAGAGAGAAGTCTTCCTGTTCAACGACCTGCTCATG gtAACGAAGATCtaccagaagaagaagacgtcGGTGATGTACAGCTTCAGGCAGTCGTTTCCTCTGCTCGACATGCAGGTCCACACCTTCCAGAACACCT ATTACCCTCATGGCATCCGGCTGACGTCTGCGAACCCCGGAGGAGAGAGGAAGGTGTTGATCATCTTCACGGCTCCGAGCCAGCAGGACCGAGCGCGCTTCACCTCCGACCTGCGAGAGAGCATCGCCGAGGTCCAGGAGATGGAGAAGTACCGGGTGGAGT CCGAGCTCGAGAAGCAGAAAGGCATGATGCGTCCCGGCATGTTGGCGGGTTCTGGCGGGATGGGGACGTCGGGGAGCGGGACCAGTTCGACCGGGGGGCCCACGAAGGGTGAGGTGGTGAACGGCACCCTGGGAAGGCCGAGCCTCGACGATACGTACGCCTCCGTGGACGGACTGAAACGCACAGCGCTCAGCTCCTCGCTCAGAGATCTCTCAGAGACGG GGAAGCGAGGTCGGAGGAACAGTGTTGGCTCATTGGACAGTACCATTGAA GGTTCCATTATTAGCAGCCCGCGGCCTCAccagcagcgccccctgcagggcGCCAGTCTGTCCTACAGCCCCATGATGGTGCCCTCGTCCCCAGCAGCCTACCGGCCGCACCGCCCTACTCAGAGCCCCGGTacgggggtggggggtgggccGGGGCTCTGTCACAACCGAGGGGGGGTCACCACATCTCCTCTCGCGAGCGGGGGCGGGGCTGGGCCCGGGGGCGCGATGGCGGCGGGCGGCGGCCAGATCCCCGGAGGCCGAATGGGGAACTTCTTCGGCAGTCGAAGAGGCAAAGTTCCTGGTCCCCTGACGATGATGTCACCGCCTCCTCAGGGTCCACCGAGTCCTCTGATGATTTCGTCCCCCCCCCACTACCCCGCCCCCGCGCCGCCCATCGCCCTCCCATCCTCCCCTTCCCCATGCCCCTCCCCTTCGCCCAACCTCGGCCAGTCGGACTCGGCCGGGGCTGGAGGGGCCGGCGGCCCGGGAGGGGGGCCGTCCAAGCTCCAGGCGTTGCACGCCCAGTATTGCCACGGCAACAGTGGAGGAGGCGGAGTCAGTGGGCACCCGCCGCAGCAGACGCCGCCGCCGCCCTACCATCACCACCACCGCTACCACATGCAGAGCTTGCCGCAGCACCACGCGCTGACGCACCGCTTCTCCGCGCCGCTGCGGCACAGCTGCGCCCCGCCCCACAGCCAGCCGCATCAGAGGCTGCAGCAAGGCTCCGCCCACCCGCGCTACAACATGGTGTCCGGCTTCACCACGCCACCACCGCTGTCCCCCCACTCTCCCGTCACGCCCACTACGCCGCACGGACACTACCACCGGCCGGGGGGCGGAGCCAAGCTGCCCCTCACCATCTCGCACTCCCAGCCCCACCcgcacgctcacacacacacacacaaccacaccgTGCACACACACTCCCCGCTCAGCCCCTCCCCCTCCGCAACAGGCTCCACCCACTTCATCTTCTCCACTCCGCCGCCCCAGACGCCCTCGGCGCGCCTCGTCACCCAGACGCCGCCGCAGCCCTACGCCCCCCAGTACCCGCCGCTGTCATCCATCccgcccccccctccccacTCCCCGCTGCCTCCCCCGTCGGGCGCCCCGCTCTCCCCGCTCCCCCCTGGGGTGGGGCAAGGGGGCGGCCCCAAAGCGAAGCCAGTCAGCCGCATCAGCACGGTCGTGTGA